The Vibrio syngnathi DNA window GAAGCTGCTTACGGATGTCGAAGTTACGACCTTCCACTTTACGCTGTGCTTTTTCAATTGAACGAGACAGCATCTTAGATTCAATCGCTTCGCCTTCGTCCATACCACTTTGGATAAGACCAGCCATACGATCAGACGTAAAAATACGTAGCAGAGAATCTTCCATTGATAGGTAGAAACGAGAAGAACCTGCATCACCTTGACGACCAGAACGACCACGTAGCTGGTTATCGATACGGCGAGATTCATGACGCTCAGTACCAATGATGTGCAGACCACCTGACTCAAGTACTTTATCGTGGATGATTCTCCAATCAGCTTTGATCTTATCGATCTGCTCTTTGGTTGGATTATCTAGCTTCTCAATTTGAGCCTGCCAGCTACCACCCAACACGATATCGGTACCACGACCGGCCATGTTAGTTGCGATAGTTACCGCACCTGGCATACCAGCTTGTGCAACGATCTCTGCTTCCATTTCATGAAACTTAGCATTTAGAACGTTGTGCTTAATTTTTGATTTTTTCAGTGCGTTAGACAGCAGTTCAGATTTCTCGATAGAAACCGTACCAACCAGTGATGGCTGACCAGCCGCCACGCGGTCTTTGATGTCTTCGATGATCGCATTGAACTTGTCTTCTTCAGTACGATAAACCACATCCGGCATATCGTTACGAACCATAGGCTTGTTGGTTGGGATAACCACCGTTTCTAGGCCGTAGATAGACTGGAATTCGAAAGCTTCAGTATCGGCAGTACCTGTCATACCTGACAGTTTTTCGTACAGTCGGAAGAAGTTCTGGAATGTAATCGATGCTAGCGTTTGGTTTTCATTTTGAATCTTCACACCTTCTTTAGCTTCAACAGCTTGGTGTAAACCTTCTGACCAACGACGACCTGGCATAGTACGACCAGTATGTTCATCAACGATAACCACTTCGCCTTCTTCAGTAACGATGTAGTCGACGTCTTTCTCAAACAATACGTGTGCACGAAGAGCTGCATTTACGTGGTGAAGTAGGCTGATATTCGTTGGCGAGTAAAGCGTATCGCCCTCTTCCATCAGGCCATTTTTAACCATTAGCTCTTCAACAAACTCTTGACCGTTTTCAGTCAGGTGAACCTGTTTTGATTTCTCGTCCATGGTGTAGTGACCTTCACCACGGTACTCTTCTGAATCTTCTTTATCTTGACGCTCTAGTGAAGGAATTAGAGTGTTGATGCGCGTATAAAGGTCAGAACTATCTTCAGCTGGGCCAGAGATAATTAACGGAGTACGGGCTTCATCAATCAAGATTGAGTCAACTTCATCGACAACTGCGAAGAAGCGCTCACGTTGAACACGGTCTTCGGCACGGAAAGCCATGTTGTCACGCAGGTAATCGAAACCAAACTCGTTGTTTGTTCCGTATAGGATATCCGCTTGGTACGCTTCTTTTTTCTCTGGCGGAGCCATGTTTGGCACGTTCACGCCAACCGTCATGCCAAGGAATTCAAATAATGGGCGGTTTGTTTCCGCATCACGCTTCGCTAGGTAGTCGTTCACTGTTACGACGTGAACACCTTTACTTGGGAGCGCGTTTAGATAAGCAGGTAGGGTTGCGGTAAGTGTTTTACCTTCACCAGTACGCATCTCTGCAATTTGGCCAGCATTAAGAACCATGCCACCAATCAATTGCACGTCAAAGTGACGCATGCCGTAAACACGCTTCGACGCTTCACGTACCGTAGCGAATGCTTCAGGTAGAAGTTGATCTAACGATTCACCTTTATCTAAGCGCTCACGAAACTCAACCGTTTTTGCTTTTAGCTCATCGTCTGAAAGAGCTTCAAACGTTGGTTCGAAGTTATTAATTTCTTTTACAATTTTTCTAAGGCGGCGCAGTGTTCTGTCATTGCGACTGCCAATTACCTTTGTCAGCAGCTTAGTAATCATGTGCTTGGAATCTCTTCGTTCTCAGATCGTCCGCGATCTATTTTAAATGCCGTCAGTCTCTACTAGCTATAAACTAGTCTTTAGTTACTAACCAAGGATACTGAGATAAATCTAGTATCTTTGATATTGTACTTGAGAGTAGAGTTTTCAAGGCTTCCGTTAAAATTAATGCCCTCTAGTGTAAGTAATTTTCACACTAACGACCATTTATAACCCCATTTGTTTGATGTGCTTGGTACTTTTCTTTCTAATTGTTGATGGATTAGCCAGACTGTCGCCAAATACTAGGCAACTTTTAAATGCTGACGACACTGTATCTGGAAAATAGATACAAAAAAACCAGGTCAATGACCTGGTTTTCAAAATCTTATATTGTCGTAAACAACAATTACGCTAGAACCATTCCTGGCTCAGCAAACGCAACAGGAGAGCCAACTTCTTCTTCGAACGTTGCCCATTCCCACGCTTCTGCATCAGCAAGTACTGCGCGTAGCAATTGATTATTTAGACCGTGACCTGATTTGTATGCACGGAACTCACCGATAATAGCGTGTCCACACATGTAAAGGTCACCAATCGCATCTAGCACCTTGTGCGTTACGAACTCATTTTCGAAACGTAGACCTTCTTCATTAAGAATTCGGTATTCGTCTAGTACGATTGCGCAATCAAAGCTACCACCTAAACACAGGTTTTGTGATTGTAGGTATTCAATATCACGCATAAAGCCGAAGGTACGAGCTCGAGAAATTTCTTTCACAAAGCCTTGTGAAGAAAAATCAAACAACAGGTGCTGTTCATCAGATTCAATTGCTGGATGGTTGAACTCGATTTCGAAGTCCATACGGAAGCCGTTAAATGGAACAAACTCTGCCCACTTATCGCCATCTTCAAAACGGATTGGCTTTTTGATTCGAATAAAACGTTTCGCTGCATTCAGTGTTTCTACACCCGCTTGCTGTAGCAAGTATACGAATGGGCTTGCGCTGCCATCCATAATTGGGATCTCAGGTGCATCGACTTCAACAATAATGTTGTCGATACCCATACCCGCTAGAGCTGCGTTAAGGTGTTCCACTGTAGAGATACGTACGCCTTCGTCATTAACAAGAGCAGTACATAACATAGTGTCACGAACTGATGCTGGATCAGCTGGGAAATCTACAGGTGGATTGACATCTGTACGACGATAAACAATACCTGTATTTGCAGCTGCCGGGCGAAGAGTAAGTGTGACTTTACGACCAGAGTGGAGACCCACACCAGTTGTTTTCACAATTTCTTTCAGAGTACGTTGTCTGATCATCTGCTTGCCTCGTTATCAGTGCTACAAATCACGGTCAGTATTTACCGACCGCGAATTTTACCATTAATTTGACGATAGTCAAACTTTGGGTATTTGTTAATCAGCCTGACGTCGTAAGAATGCCGGAATATCTAAGTATCCACTCTCTTTCTCAGCTTTAGGTGCTGCACTTTGGCTAGCGCCTGTACCTGAAGAAACAGGTGACGTTGTTGGCTGCGGCTTAACTTGAGGTTTTACCTCAGTTTTTTCTTGCAATGGTTGTGCCACTTTATCTTCCACTTTTGGTGCAGCTTGAGCCGCGACTTGTGGTTGAGGAGTTGGTGCAACCTTAGCTTTACCACCAGCAACTAATGTAATGTCTGGTTTTTTCTCTGTACCGATACCTGTTGCTACAACAGTTACACGGATTTCATCCGTCATATCAGGGTCTAGAGAAGTACCAATCACAACTGTTGCGTTATCAGATGCGAATGCCTTAACTGTATTACCTACTGTTTCGAACTCATCTAAGCGCATATCTAGGCCAGCAGTGATGTTCACAAGAACGCCACGAGCACCCGCTAGATCGATGTCTTCTAGTAGTGGGCTAGAAATTGCCGTTTCAGCAGCTTCTTCAGCACGGTCTTCACCTTTTGCGATACCGCTACCCATCATTGCATGACCCATCTCTGACATTACGGTGCGAACATCCGCGAAATCGACGTTAATCATACCAGGGCGAGTAATTAGCTCTGCGATACCTTGTACAGCATTTTTAAGTACATCATTTGCACTTGCGAAAGCTTCTAGCAGAGTGACGCCGCGGCCAAGTACCTTAAGTAGCTTTTCATTTGGAATCGTAATTAAAGAATCCACATGCTTAGAAAGCTCTTCGATACCTTGCTCAGCAAACGCTAAACGCTTTTTGCCTTCGAAGCTAAATGGCTTAGTTACAACAGCAACCGTTAGCACACCCAGCTCTTTCGCAACTTCAGCAATAACTGGAGCAGCACCTGTACCCGTACCACCGCCCATACCAGCTGCGATAAATACCATATCGGCGCCAGTTAGAACTTCTTTAATTCTTTCTCGATCTTCGAGAGCTGCATCACGGCCTACTTGTGGGTTTGCACCAGCGCCCAAACCTTTAGTGATATCACCACCAATTTGGATCACGCTGCTCACGCTTGTTTTACGAAGTGCTTGTGCATCAGTGTTAACACTGATGAATTCTACGCCTTCGATTGATTCACGTACCATGTGCTCAACAGCGTTACCGCCACCGCCACCAACTCCAACGACTTTAATTACTGCATCGTCAGACATTTCCATCATCGGTTCAAACATGTGTTATCTCCGTTTTTTCCTGCAACTCAGGTTAAAACTCTTTTTGTATCCAATTACGCAATTTACCAAATAAACCAGACATAGAAGGTGCTGAACGCTTAGGTTCGCTGTAATCACCTTCATCGCAGATCTGACAATCTCTTGCGTAATGAAGTAAACCAACCGCCGTAGAATGATACGGCTCTTTAACATAATCGGTTAAGCCACTAACTTCTAACGGCTTACCAACTCGAACTTGATTGCGGAAAACACGTTCCGCACACTCTACCAATCCGTCAATTTGTGCCGCTCCACCAGTGAGAACGACGCCAGCTGCAAGGTGGTGTTTAATACCTTCATCTCGTAGCTGTAATTGAACCGTATCAATAGTTTGGTTAACGAGCCCCATAAGTTCAGTGTAACGTGGTTCAATCACTTCCGACAAAGTTTGTCTTTGCAAACTTCTCGATGGACGACCACCTACACTAGGGACGTTAACAGAATCATCCTTGCTTACGAGTTCACTCAGAGCGCAACCATGGTTTACTTTTATCTCTTCAGCATCGCTCACTGGCGTGCCGAAAGCGAAGGCAATATCACTGGTTACTGCATTTCCTGCGTAGGAAAAGACTTCTGTGTGTCGCAGTGCGCCGCCAGTCCAAATGGAAATGTCCATCGTACCAGCACCAATATCAACAACACAGACTCCAAGCTCTCTCTCGTCGTCAGTAATTACCGCATTGCTTGAGGCAAGTCCTGAAAACACGATTTGTTCTACAGTGAGACCACATCGTTCAACAGCTTTAATAATGTTTCTCGCCATGTCGCTGTGGCAAGAAATTAGATGAACACTGACTTCCATTCGAACACCAGATAAACCAAGTGGATTCTTGATCCCCTCTTGATAATCGATGGTAAATTCTTGTGGAATCACGTGCAGAATTCTCTGCTCATCACCTATTTTAATTGATTTCGCGGTATGGATCGCTCGATCCATATCGTCTTGAGACACCTCTTCATCAGAAATAGTGCCCATGCCTTTTTCAATTCGGCTTGCGATATGTTTGCCCGATAGCGAGATAAACACATTGCTGATTTGGCATTCCGCCATCAACTCTGCTTGATCAATCGCTCGCTGAACCGACTTCACTACCGACTCTAGGTCGTTTACACCACCTTTATCCATACCTCTGGATGGGCTTTGCCCTGAACCAATGATATTGATTTGACCATCAGGCAATATTTCACCAACTAGAGCTGATATGGTCGCAGTGCCTATATCAAGACCAACGATTATGTTGTCATCTGCGGTCTTAGTCATCTGTGCTCTCTTCTAACTCTTGCTCTGGAAACCAGCCTACAGCGGCTCCCGTATCATACCTGAGGTCGATGTAGCTCACTTGATTCGCTTTACTACCAAGTTCGTTGTAAAGCGAAATGAAGCGTTCAACACGCTCATCTAAAGAATCTTTACCTAGTTCTAAACGGATACCGTTATCTAGGATTATTTGCCAAGCGCGACGCTCATTGAGAACGAGCGAAGTAACGGTTAACCCTAGATTATTAATCAAAGGAGTTATTTGTCGCCACTTTTCTATCACTTTTTGGCTGGTGCCGTCTGGGCCGTAAAGCTTGACTCTATCGCCCTTCAAAAGACCGATATCACCATTAAACACCTGACCATTGTCATTCAACAGCATGTTACCGTTCCAGATTGCTGCTGCATGATACTCAGTCAAAAATACTTTTATTGTGTCTGGCCACTGCTTACGAATGGACACCACTGAAACCCAAGGTAACGCTTCTAAACTGCCTTGCAACACACCGATGTCTTGCGACATGAACGTTCCAATATGCTCTAGCTCGCCAAAGGCATGTTGAACATCACCAGCGGTTACGTAAGTTAAGTCGCCTTGAAGTACTATTTTGGAGAGAGGCAATCGCTGATCGTCCCACATCCAAGTCAGTGTGGTATAGAAAAGAAATCCAATGAATAGCAGTACCATGACAAAAAAAGACCCGCCTACAGCGTGTTTCTTTAGCGATGGTAAACTGAATAGGTGGCGGTTTTCGCTAAAAGTACTTTCTACCAAAGCCCGCATTTCCTGTCGTTGGTTCGCAATTCTATTCCCTATCTTCGTAATAGAGGTAAAAGCACTTACTTTAACCTATGAATTATACTGAGCAAAATCAAACTATCAAACGTTGATAATAAGATTTTTGGTCAATTTTAGGTCAATCGCAAGAAGTGAGCGATTAACCACAGTCTGTAGACAGTATTCTGTTACGCGTTCTGCATCTTATTAATGTCTAACTGTAACGATTCCAACTTCTTCGCTACTCGACCAACATCGCCCGCCCCCTGTGTTAAAACAAGGTCACCGCCTTGAATTACGTTGGCTAGAGCCGATGGCAGCGTGTTGATGTCTGCAACAAAGATGGGATCTATTTTACCACGCCCACGAATAGTTCGACTTAGTGAACGTCCATCTGCCCCTGCAATTGGTTTCTCACCTGCAGAATATACATCTAATAGAATAAGAACATCAACCTGCTCAAGAACATTCGCAAAATCATCATACAAATCGCGAGTACGGCTGTAACGGTGTGGTTGGAAGATCATCACAAGACGCTTATCAGTCCAACCACTTCGTGCAGCTTGTATAGTTACGTCCACTTCAGTTGGGTGATGACCGTAATCATCGACCAACATTGCCACACCTTTACCCGTTTCATATTCACCTAGGTGATCAAAACGACGTCCAGTGCCTTCCGTTCCCGCCATCGCTTTTAGAATCGCTTCATCGCTTATGTCATCTTCTGTCGCTACCGCAATCGCAGCTGAGGCATTCAATGCATTGTGACGGCCCGGAATGTTCAACGTGATATCTAGGTTAGCTTTGCCTTCACGAACAACCGTGAACTTACCTTGCTGGCCTTCTTGTACGTAGTTCTCAATGCGTATATCAGCATCTTCGGAGAAACCGTAAGTAATCACTTGGCGGCTAACTTGAGGAATAAGCTCACGTACCACAGGATCATCAACACACATCACAGCCTGACCGTAGAATGGCAGATTGTGTAAGAAATCAATAAACGTCTGCTTTAACGTTTCAAAATCACCGCCGTAGGTATCCATATGATCCGCTTCAATGTTAGTCACAATACTAACCATTGGTTGCAGATGCAGGAATGATGCATCACTTTCATCGGCTTCAGCGATCAGGATACGGCTTGAACCTAAACGTGCGTTAGTGCCTGCACTTTTCACCAGACCACCATTTACGAAGGTTGGATCTAGGCCTGCTTCAGAATAAATCTGTGTCACTAGCGCTGTAGTGGTGGTTTTACCGTGCGTACCGGCCACAGCAATGCCATGACGAAAACGCATCAGCTCAGCCAGCATTTCTGCACGACGAACAATTGGTGTACGCGCTTCACGAGCAGCAATAATTTCTGGGTTTTCTTCGTTGATAGCAGTTGAAACCACCACAACACTTGCATCGGCAACGTTACTTGCTTGGTGGCCAACGTAAACAGTCGCCCCCTTGCTAACTAAGCGTTCTGTCACTGGATTTTGAGCAATATCAGAACCCGTGATCTGGTAGCCTTCATTGAGCAAGACTTCAGCAATCCCGCTCATTCCTGCGCCACCAATACCAATGAAGTGGATAGATTTAACACGGCGCATCTCTGGCACCATTGCACGGATTTGCGCTAAGTCTTGGGTATGTTCAATCGTCATCAATTCAATCTCATTATTTTGCTAAAGCTTTGATCGCTTCAGCGACAGTCACATCAGCATCAAACTTTGCGGCTTGACGAGCTTTTGTTGCCATCATTTTTAATTCATTTCTATCAAGCTGCGCGATAGTGTTCGCGAGCTTATCAGCCGTTAGTTGAGGCTGTTCAATCATTAACGCCGCGCCACACTCGACTAAGTGATCGGCATTCAACGCTTGTTGTCTGTCTTTATGCATAAACGGAACGAAGATAGATCCGACACCTGCTGCAGACACTTCGGATACGGTCAAAGCACCTGAGCGACACACTAATAGATCTGCCCACTCATAAGCTTGCGCCACATCATCAATAAATTCAGTCACTTGAACATTATCTACAGAATGTGATTTGTATTGTTCAATAACTTGCTGTTGATTGTTCTTACCCGCTTGGTGCATCACAGTGAAGCCTTCACCAAGCTGCGCCATCGTTACTGGCAAGGTATCGTTCAGGATTTTTGCGCCCTGACTACCGCCCATAACCAAGATGCGGATGTCACCATCACGCTCAGCCATGCGTTGCTCGGGTTCAGCTAAGGCAACAACATCTTCGCGTACTGGGTTACCCACCACTTCTGCGGTAGGAAACGCACCAGGGAAAGCTTGGAAAACCTTTTTAGCAATCTTAGACAGCCATTGATTGGTTAAACCCGCCACGGCATTTTGTTCATGCAGAACCACTGGAATACCAGATAACCAAGCCGCGATACCACCCGGGCCACTGACGTAACCACCCATGCCAAGCACCACATCAGGCCGCCATGCTTTAATATGTCGTCTGGCTTGAAGTATGGCATTAATAATCTGGAACGGCGCTTTAATTAATTTACTAACGCCTTGACCACGCAGGCCTTTCACCTTAATGAAGTCGATCTCAATACCATGTTTTGGCACCAGATCTGCTTCCATTCTGTCTGCGGTTCCTAACCAGCGAATTTCCCAACCTTGTTGCTGAAGCTTTTTAGCCACCGCTAACCCTGGGAAAACGTGACCGCCAGTACCACCAGCCATCACTAAAAGTTTTTTGTTTTGTTTCATAACGTTAGATTCTTATTCTACTAATTCGTTTTGATTGTCGGCTTGTTCTTTTTGTTGCACTCGGCATTCATGATCGATACGCAGCAGCATAGAAACCGCTACTGACATCACGATAAGGCTTGAGCCACCGTAACTGATCAGCGGTAAGGTTAGCCCTTTGGTCGGAACAATACCTGAAGCGGCACCTACATTAACAAGCGTCTGAAAAGCAAACCAAATACCAATGCCAAACGCCAGATAACCGCTGAACACTTGGTCGTTTTCGAAAGCTTTTTTGCCAATAAAAATAGCTTTAAAAACCAAACTAAAGATCAGCATCAACACCAAGGTTACGCCAACAAAACCCAACTCTTCTGCCAGTACAGCAAAAACAAAATCGGTGTGTGCTTCAGGTAGGTACTCGAGTTTTTGAATTGAATTACCAAGCCCTTGTCCCATCCAATCACCACGACCGAACGCCATCAATGATTGAGTTAGCTGATAACCACTACCAAACGGGTCACTCCAAGGTTCCCAGAATGACGTAACACGTCGAACACGATAAGGCTCAATAACAATCAATCCCACAACGGCAGCAATACCTGCCACCATTAGGGCAATAAACTGTGACAGCTTAGCACCTGCGATAAATAGCATGCCAAACAAGGTAACCAGCATGACGACAACGGTACCTAAATCAGGCTGGCCAAGCAGCAAAACCGCAAAGGCACCGAACACCATGATCGGCTTACCAAAACCACCGAAGAAGGTTTTTCTCACTTCATCTTGTTTACGAACCAAGTAGCCCGCCATAAAGATAAACAGAGATAACTTAGCGACTTCAGCAGGCTGTAAGTTAAACAGTCCGAGAGGAATCCAACGTGAAGCACCGTTAACCGACTTACCGACGGCCAACACCACCACTAGCAAAAAGAAGGATAAGCCCAATAGGTACATACTGTATTGAAACCAACGTTTCATCGGGATTTGTAATATTACGCTGGATACGCCCAATGCTAACACAAGGAAAATGGCGTGGCGGAACATGAAGTGAAACGGCTGATCGGTCAAACGAGCACTGATTGGGAACGAAGCCGACGTTACCATCACCAAACCTGTCAGCATTAGCCCAAGAGCAATCCAAACCAACTGACGATCATAGAGCGCCTCTGGTGTGGCACGGTTTAGCCATTGCCAAATGGATTGGTTAATCTCTTTCACTCTTTGCACTGAATGTTAGTCCTTCAACACATTAGGCGTATTCATGAGCAAGTTCAGTGAACGCATCACCTCTCGCCATGAAGTTATTAAATTGATCGAAACTGGCACATGCAGGAGACAGCATCACCATGTCGCCGGCAGCTAACTGCTTCGAGATACTCTCGATGATATCGCGCATGGTATTAAACATCTTAGCCGATGGATGCAACGGCATAAATTGCGCGGCATCTTCACCAAAGCAACACAGTTGAACGTGGTCTAGTTCAGACAGCACAGGTTTAAGCTCACTAAAATCAGCGCCCTTACCTACACCACCAACCAGAAGGTACAAGGTGCCCCGATATTCTAAGCCCGACAGAGCTGCTAATGTACTGGCTACGTTGGTCGCTTTTGAATCGTTAACCCATTTGATTTCGCGTTTGTCTGCCACCACTTGGCAACGATGAGTCAAACCATTGTAGGCCTTCAGAGCTTCAAGGCTTTTGCTGTAATCAATACCGACTTGTTTAAGCAGTGCTAGCGAGACTAGCGCATTTGCTACATTGTGACGTCCAACCAATGTTAAATCTTGAGTAGGAAGTACTGGCTTGCTGTTATCCACCAGCCATTCAGTACCATCAATCGTCGCCACACCAAACTCTTGGTCGTCGAGTCCGAATGTCACTAATGACATGCTTTGATCTGGATACGTCTCTTTGTCGTCGCGGTTTACGATTGCACACTGAGCATTATTAAAGATTCTTAGTTTAGCTTCACGGTAATCAGCCATGCCTTGATAGCGATCCATATGATCTTCTGACAAGTTCAAAAAGGCTGCCGCTGCAAGGTTTAGACTGGACGTTGTCTCTAGCTGAAAGCTTGAAAGCTCAAGGACATATAGATCGGCATTAAGCTCTAAAAGATCTAAGGCAGGAATACCGATGTTGCCACCGACACCAACGTTAAGACCAGCAGCTTTAGCAAGCACACCCGTTAGATCGGTCACTGTGCTCTTGCCATTAGAACCTGTTATTGCCACAACGGGTTTGTCTACCGCCCAACCAAAAAGTTCAATATCGCCAACAACCGGAATATCCGCTTGAATAACATCTTGTATTTCAGCGGTCGCTAAGGCGATACCCGGATTAGCAACCACCAAATCAGCTTCCGCTAACCATTGGCTATTCCAACTTCCAGAATGCAGCTCTGCCGATTCAGGCAAAGATTCTCGGCCTGGTGGTAGCTCGCGAGTATCAATCACCTTCACATGAGTATGAGGTTGATATTTTACGAGATGTTTAACGACAGAGAGCCCGGTAATACCGAGCCCCACAACCACTACATTTTGAATATTTTGCCAACGTTCCATTTAAACAAGATGCTCTTAATAGTTTTAAAGAGCCTCTAATCAGAGGCTCACATTGAATTAACGAACTTTCAGTGTCGCTAGACCAACCAATACTAATACCATTGAGATGATCCAAAAGCGCACGATTACACGTGGCTCCGGCCAACCTTTCAGTTCATAGTGGTGGTGAATTGGTGCCATGCGGAAAATACGCTGACCGCGCAATTTGTAAGAGCCCACCTGCAGTATCACTGACAAGGTCTCCATTACAAACACACCGCCCATGATAACCAGTACCAACTCTTGGCGAACTAACACCGCGATCACACCCAATGCACCGCCAAGCGCTAGCGAGCCAACATCGCCCATGAATACTTGTGCAGGATAAGTGTTGAACCATAGGAAACCAAGTCCGGCACCCACGATTGCAGTACATACCACAACCAATTCAGAAGTGTATGGGATGTATGGGATATGTAAGTATGCCGCGAAGTTAACGTTACCTGTTGCCCAAGCAATCACAGCAAAACCAGCAGCAACCATAACCGTTGGCATAATCGCTAAACCATCTAGGCCGTCGGTTAGGTTTACCGCGTTACTGGTACCCACAATAACAAAGTACGTTAGTACGATGTACAATAAACCTAATTGTGGCATCACATCTTTAAAGAAAGGGACAACCAATTGAGTTGCTGCAGTATCATGCCCGTGAGCATACAGAGCAAATGCGACAACTAAAGCAATCGCCGATTGCCAGAAGTACTTCCAGCGAGCGATCAAGCCGTCTGTATTTTTACGAACCACTTTACGGTAGTCATCAACAAAGCCAACCGCGCCATAACCAGCAAGTACAACTAATACAGCCCAAACATAAGGATTCGAGAGATCAGCCCACATCAATACCGTAATAATGATGGCAGCTAAGATCATCACTCCAC harbors:
- the murG gene encoding undecaprenyldiphospho-muramoylpentapeptide beta-N-acetylglucosaminyltransferase; protein product: MKQNKKLLVMAGGTGGHVFPGLAVAKKLQQQGWEIRWLGTADRMEADLVPKHGIEIDFIKVKGLRGQGVSKLIKAPFQIINAILQARRHIKAWRPDVVLGMGGYVSGPGGIAAWLSGIPVVLHEQNAVAGLTNQWLSKIAKKVFQAFPGAFPTAEVVGNPVREDVVALAEPEQRMAERDGDIRILVMGGSQGAKILNDTLPVTMAQLGEGFTVMHQAGKNNQQQVIEQYKSHSVDNVQVTEFIDDVAQAYEWADLLVCRSGALTVSEVSAAGVGSIFVPFMHKDRQQALNADHLVECGAALMIEQPQLTADKLANTIAQLDRNELKMMATKARQAAKFDADVTVAEAIKALAK
- the ftsW gene encoding cell division protein FtsW produces the protein MQRVKEINQSIWQWLNRATPEALYDRQLVWIALGLMLTGLVMVTSASFPISARLTDQPFHFMFRHAIFLVLALGVSSVILQIPMKRWFQYSMYLLGLSFFLLVVVLAVGKSVNGASRWIPLGLFNLQPAEVAKLSLFIFMAGYLVRKQDEVRKTFFGGFGKPIMVFGAFAVLLLGQPDLGTVVVMLVTLFGMLFIAGAKLSQFIALMVAGIAAVVGLIVIEPYRVRRVTSFWEPWSDPFGSGYQLTQSLMAFGRGDWMGQGLGNSIQKLEYLPEAHTDFVFAVLAEELGFVGVTLVLMLIFSLVFKAIFIGKKAFENDQVFSGYLAFGIGIWFAFQTLVNVGAASGIVPTKGLTLPLISYGGSSLIVMSVAVSMLLRIDHECRVQQKEQADNQNELVE
- the murD gene encoding UDP-N-acetylmuramoyl-L-alanine--D-glutamate ligase: MERWQNIQNVVVVGLGITGLSVVKHLVKYQPHTHVKVIDTRELPPGRESLPESAELHSGSWNSQWLAEADLVVANPGIALATAEIQDVIQADIPVVGDIELFGWAVDKPVVAITGSNGKSTVTDLTGVLAKAAGLNVGVGGNIGIPALDLLELNADLYVLELSSFQLETTSSLNLAAAAFLNLSEDHMDRYQGMADYREAKLRIFNNAQCAIVNRDDKETYPDQSMSLVTFGLDDQEFGVATIDGTEWLVDNSKPVLPTQDLTLVGRHNVANALVSLALLKQVGIDYSKSLEALKAYNGLTHRCQVVADKREIKWVNDSKATNVASTLAALSGLEYRGTLYLLVGGVGKGADFSELKPVLSELDHVQLCCFGEDAAQFMPLHPSAKMFNTMRDIIESISKQLAAGDMVMLSPACASFDQFNNFMARGDAFTELAHEYA
- the mraY gene encoding phospho-N-acetylmuramoyl-pentapeptide-transferase, with product MIIWLAELLQPHLSFFRLFEYLSFRAIASILTALCLSLWMGPRLIERLQMLQIGQVVRNDGPESHFSKRGTPTMGGVMILAAIIITVLMWADLSNPYVWAVLVVLAGYGAVGFVDDYRKVVRKNTDGLIARWKYFWQSAIALVVAFALYAHGHDTAATQLVVPFFKDVMPQLGLLYIVLTYFVIVGTSNAVNLTDGLDGLAIMPTVMVAAGFAVIAWATGNVNFAAYLHIPYIPYTSELVVVCTAIVGAGLGFLWFNTYPAQVFMGDVGSLALGGALGVIAVLVRQELVLVIMGGVFVMETLSVILQVGSYKLRGQRIFRMAPIHHHYELKGWPEPRVIVRFWIISMVLVLVGLATLKVR